The following are encoded in a window of Phaseolus vulgaris cultivar G19833 chromosome 3, P. vulgaris v2.0, whole genome shotgun sequence genomic DNA:
- the LOC137807735 gene encoding flavin-containing monooxygenase FMO GS-OX-like 8, which translates to MDPIQTMVSERKESKNVCVIGAGPSGIAVARELRREGHEVVVLEQNHDIGGQWLYDPNVEQEEDPLGRNPWLKVHSSIYQSLRLMSPREITGFTDFPFSVKKDRDPRRFPSHKELLLYLKDFCEWFKVREIIQFNTKVLYVGPLNYGVSSEDLKWVVRSKEKKSDEEVEQVFDAVVVATGHYSSPRLPCIQGMDKWRRRQMHSHIYRSPEPFRGEIVVVVGNSFSGQEISLELVKVVKELHLSSKSLDIYEGLSKVVSKYENFHLRPQIDNLQEDGSVVFTDGSRIIADTVLYCTGYNYSFPFLDTKGIVVVDDNRVGPLYEHTFPPSLAPSLSLVGIPKRILGLPFFEYQGKWIAELLSGKKVLPSCEEMMKSIEEFYDSREAAGIHKRHTHEIGDFEYIEKYGELAGFRKLEEWRKELCVSSIINYFVNLETCRDSWYDDEKLREALQSPYFTQLVGVDLEDVSF; encoded by the exons ATGGATCCCATTCAGACCATGGTTTCAGAAAGAAAGGAATCGAAGAATGTGTGTGTGATTGGAGCAGGACCATCGGGGATAGCGGTAGCAAGGGAGCTGAGAAGAGAAGGTCATGAGGTGGTGGTGTTGGAGCAGAACCATGACATTGGAGGACAATGGCTATATGACCCAAATGTAGAACAAGAGGAGGACCCTTTGGGAAGAAACCCTTGGCTAAAGGTGCATAGTAGCATCTACCAATCTTTGAGGCTCATGTCCCCAAGAGAGATCACGGGCTTCACTGATTTCCCTTTTTCAGTCAAGAAAGATAGAGACCCAAGGAGGTTTCCTAGCCATAAAGAGCTCCTTCTCTACCTCAAGGACTTTTGTGAATGGTTTAAGGTGAGAGAGATTATCCAGTTCAATACAAAGGTGCTCTATGTAGGACCATTAAACTATGGTGTCTCTAGTGAGGATTTGAAATGGGTTGTTAGAAGCAAAGAGAAGAAGAGTGATGAGGAAGTTGAACAAGTGTTTGATGCTGTGGTTGTGGCAACTGGCCATTACTCCAGCCCTAGATTGCCCTGCATTCAGG GAATGGACAAATGGAGAAGAAGACAAATGCACAGTCACATTTACAGGTCTCCAGAGCCATTCCGCGGGGAG aTAGTGGTGGTGGTTGGAAATTCTTTTAGTGGACAAGAAATATCACTGGAACTTGTGAAAGTAGTGAAGGAACTCCACCTCAGTTCGAAATCACTTGACATTTACGAGGGTTTATCTAAAGTCGTATCCAAATACGAGAACTTTCACCTTCGTCCACAG ATCGACAACCTTCAAGAGGATGGGAGTGTCGTTTTCACGGACGGTTCCAGAATTATCGCAGACACTGTTTTATACTGCACTGG GTACAACTATTCCTTCCCCTTTCTTGACACAAAGGGaatagttgttgtggatgataaTAGAGTGGGTCCTTTGTATGAACACACTTTCCCTCCATCACTTGCTCCTTCGCTTTCTCTCGTAGGCATCCCCAAAAGG ATCCTAGGGCTCCCTTTCTTTGAGTATCAAGGAAAATGGATAGCTGAACTACTTTCTGGGAAAAAGGTTTTGCCATCATGTGAGGAAATGATGAAATCAATCGAGGAGTTTTATGATTCCAGAGAAGCTGCTGGCATTCATAAACGCCACACCCATGAAATTGGAGACTTTGAG TATATTGAGAAATATGGAGAACTTGCAGGATTTCGAAAGTTGGAAGAATGGAGAAAAGAGTTGTGCGTATCTTCCATAATTAACTACTTTGTCAACTTGGAGACCTGTCGTGATTCATGGTATGATGATGAGAAGCTTCGAGAAGCTCTTCAAAGTCCTTACTTCACTCAACTTGTTGGAGTTGATCTTGAGGATGTTTCTTTCTAA
- the LOC137807738 gene encoding uncharacterized protein, with product MEYSNGFPRKRDVSLEELSQRLAEFAEVRGWDQYHSPRNLLLALVGEVGELSEIFQWKGEVAKGLPNWSSDDKEHLEEELSDVLLYLVRLADVCGLDLGQAALTKIVKNAQKYPVTTTDHTTTSTRN from the exons ATGGAGTACTCTAATGGATTTCCTAGAAAAAGAGATGTTTCTCTTGAGGAACTTAGCCAAAGGCTTGCTGAGTTTGCTGAAGTAAGAGGATGGGATCAATATCACAGTCCGAGGAACCTTCTTTTAGCTCTT GTTGGAGAGGTGGGAGAGCTTTCTGAGATATTCCAGTGGAAAGGAGAGGTTGCAAAGGGGCTACCGAATTGGAGTAGTGATGATAAGGAGCACTTAGAGGAAGAGCTTTCAGATGTTTTGCTTTATCTAGTGCGTCTTGCAGATGTTTGTGGGCTAGATCTTGGACAAGCAGCTCTGACTAAAATAGTGAAGAATGCTCAGAAATACCCAGTCACTACTACTGACCATACAACCACTTCCACTCGCAACTAG